A region of the Acidobacteriota bacterium genome:
GTGTCGTCGATGTAGTTCTGGATCTCGACGGGCGTTCCGGCGAAGCGCAGCAGGCGGCCGAGGGTGTCACCGAGCGCGGCGTTGCGCAGGTGCCCGATATGGGCCGCCTTGTTCGGATTGATCGCCGTGTGTTCGACGATGGTCTTCTCCGGCCACGCCGACGAGGCGGCCGCGGCCCCACCCGCCGGCGACAGGCGGCCGACGAGAAACGCGGGCCGGTCGAGGAAGACGTTCAAGTACCCATTGCCGGCGACCTCGATGCGGGTGACGCCGTCGAGCGCACCGAGGTGGTCGGCCACCTCCTGGGCGATGGCCCTCGGCGCTCTCCTGAGGCGGCGCGCCAGCTCGAACGCGAAGGGGAACGACAGGTCGCCGAGCGCGCGGCGTGGCGGCATCTCGGCGACGAGCGCCGGCTGGTCGGCCGGGGCCAGGTCGAAGCGCGAGGTGAGGACCGCCGAGATGCGGGCCCGAAGCGCCTGTTGAATCGGGAGGATCATCGTCCCACGACCTCGTCGTAGTCGGCGGCCGAGTTCAGGTTCGCGAGCAGGAGCCCGTCGGGGTCGAAGACCTTCAGGGCGTCCGGTCCGAACGCGACGGCGTCGATGGCGTCGACGAGCGCGTGCAGCGCGCGACGCCCCTCCTGCAGGTGCCGTTCGACGACGGGCAGGATGCGCGTCGAGTAGACGGCGCAGAGCGGGTGCCAGCCGTCGGCCGTACGCGGCACGACCGCGTCGCGATCGCCACGCGCGCCGACGAGGGCCTCGAGCAGGGGTCCCGTCACGAACGGCATGTCGCAGGCCAGGACGACCACCTCGGTACGCGGTGCGGCGTGGAGCGCGGCGTGCAGGCCGCCGAGCGGACCCGCGCCGGTCACGACGTCCGCCACGACGGGCACGCCGAGGTCCCGGTACCGTTCGACATCGTTGGCGAC
Encoded here:
- a CDS encoding molybdenum cofactor guanylyltransferase; the encoded protein is MLKDGNRRRIDGTCGAILAGGAATRFDGRDKGRLVIGGVPIIERAVTALRTVAQEVFVVANDVERYRDLGVPVVADVVTGAGPLGGLHAALHAAPRTEVVVLACDMPFVTGPLLEALVGARGDRDAVVPRTADGWHPLCAVYSTRILPVVERHLQEGRRALHALVDAIDAVAFGPDALKVFDPDGLLLANLNSAADYDEVVGR